In Mus caroli chromosome 9, CAROLI_EIJ_v1.1, whole genome shotgun sequence, a single window of DNA contains:
- the Cd3g gene encoding T-cell surface glycoprotein CD3 gamma chain: MEQRRGLVGLFLVISLLQGTVAQTNKAKNLVQVDGSREDGSVLLTCGLTGKTIKWLKDGSIISPLNATKNTWNLGNNAKDPRGTYQCQGAKETSNALQVYYRMCENCIELNIGTISGFIFAEIISIFFLALGVYLIAGQDGVRQSRASDKQTLLQNEQLYQPLKDREYDQYSHLQGNQLRKK, from the exons gCACTGTAGCCCAGACAAATAAAG CAAAGAATTTGGTACAAGTGGATGGCAGCCGAGAAGACGGTTCTGTACTTCTGACTTGTGGCTTGACTGGCAAGACTATCAAGTGGCTTAAAGACGGGAGCATAATAAGTCCTCTAAATGCAACTAAAAACACATGGAATCTGGGCAACAATGCCAAAGACCCTCGAGGCACGTATCAGTGTCAAGGAGCAAAAGAGACGTCAAACGCCCTGCAAGTGTATTACAGAA TGTGTGAGAACTGCATTGAGCTAAACATAGGCACCATATCCGGCTTTATCTTCGCTGAGATCATCAGCATCTTCTTCCTTGCTCTTGGTGTATATCTCATTGCTGGACAGGATGGAGTTCGCCAGTCAAGAG CTTCAGACAAGCAGACTCTGTTGCAAAATGAACAGCTGTACCAG CCCCTCAAGGACCGGGAATATGACCAGTACAGCCATCTCCAAGGAAATCAACTGAGGAAGAAGTGA